The genome window ACTGACCATCCTCCAAACTCTTATGCTCTTCAATCCATCTCATTAACTAGTGCATGTTCTCGAGAGGCCCTATGGTCAAGGAATCTCTCAACTCAGATTCCTGAGGGAGCCCTAGTCTGAAAGTACTCATGGCCACCTACTCATTGTCTTCCGCAATCTCATTATACAACTCCCAATACCGGTTTACATATGATCGGAAAGTCTTCCCACTCCTCATCTTCATCGATAACAAGGCGTCGATGGGCTAAAGGACCTGGCTACACGTAACAAAGTGTGCCCTGAATGCCTGAATTAACTCCTTGAAGTTATGGATGGAACCCTTCCTTAAACCTTTGAACCACCTCATTGTTATGGATCCGAGGCTAGAAGGGAACACTTTACATAAAAGCCCATCATTCCGAGAGTAAAGTGCCATGAGCTTTATGTGTTCCAATAGATTGGTCTTGCCATCATAGCAGGTAAATGGTAGGCGAGTAAAATGCCTTGGCATCATGGTACACTCTATGTCTTCGAAGAACAGCGACCGAGCCACTCTCTTGCGTGCTCAGCTCATGGCATCCATGGCAGCACTAGGATGTCCGCATCTTTCTCTCCTTGGTGACATCAAATTGCGATCTCTGGATTCATTTGACCTATTTTTGACAGATGAGAATGGCCCTAGTGGGATGATCCATCGATGTACTCGCTCGTGGAGTCTCGCTCATGGAACAACCCCTCATGGTTCCTTCTCTACTGCCTGCCCCTTATCTCTAGCTCTAACTCCTTAATTTTCCTCTGCAAGCTCTTTATCTCACGATCGCAATCACTGTGGTATAAAGCCTCAAGTATGTAAGATATAATCCTCTCTCCTTTAGATGACGCTGCATATGAGTCCACTTGAGTTTCATGCTTGTCTTGGTCACGGTGCTTTCTTCTACACTCTCACTCCACTAACCAAAGGGCCCAAGATGAGCCCCTTAACCAGTTTCCCTTAGACCCCGCTAACTCCTTATTTGGATGTGGATTATCCATCTGATAGAGTCTTTCACCAACTCTAGGCTTTTAGCGAAGTAGGAATTCCTACAAACGAAGCCAATTGTGGTGGCCTAGCCCAATAACACTTGGCTCTTGGGGCTAGGCCCCTAATTTATTTGTATACTGGGTAGGGATTATCCCACAATGGGAGGCCTAGTAAATGACCCTAATTGCTACCGATGAAACCTCTTGtgttcccacagacggtgccaattgtggTGGACTAGCCCAATAACATTTAGCTCTTAGGGCTAGGcccttaatttatttgtatattgGGTAAGGATTATCCCATAGTGGGAGGCCTAGGAGATTGCCCTAATTGCTACCGATGAAACCTCTTATGTTGAGTTAAGGCCCATACTCTGGACAAAATTGGCCTCTGCcctttttgggaaaaataaatagcattctacccccttttccaaactaattagggaaatgtccctcttttgaaactcgactttctcaaaatcgagttaaaaaaaaaaaaaaaaaaaaaaaaaaaaaaaaaaaaaaaaaaaaacatttctaaagccctatagtggcgttttgtaacttgagcTCCATCAACTCGAGTTCTATGCAagttttttacctataactcaaTTTCATGGAGCTTGAGTTAAAAAACGCCAATATAGatccttgaaaacgtcactataggacttaactcaattttgagaaaatcgagtttcaaaagaaagacatttccctaattattttgGGAAAAGGGGTagaatgctatttattttgccCGAAAAGGACAGAAGCCAATTTTGTCCCCCATACTCTATTTTCCTTGACCCCCAAGAAGGTTCAAGCTCAGTCGAGCAAGACTCCTTGACCCTTAAGCTGTGTTTTTCCTTATTTCCCTCGTGTCTCCCCCTACCTCAAATTTTACCAATGCCTCATTAACACCGTCCTTAGTCCTTCCCCCTTTTATAACCTTCCTTTAGTGGGTCTCCCTCTATGCCATATTCCTGACTAGATGAGACTCACTACACACTCCTAAAATAACCTCCTTGGAACTTGCACCCAACATCGGGTAATGCTCAGTAGGCAGATTCCCCCAAGGCACTATCTCTTGTCCACGGCTCAGCGGGTGCTCGATTTATTCTCAGTATTGTTCGATTTAGTGCCAAGACGGGTCGGGCTAGTTTTAGAGAGTAGGCCATGATTTTGGGCTAGGCCTTTGTTCATGGTCCGTACAGAcatgtataatacaaaaataactatttaaattcttgTTCTATATGGAAATCACAACATCATGacttattaataaaagtaaatattttattttattttagcatctAATTAATCCAAAATAGGAGATATAAATATTGTACTAAGCTAAAGGGAGACTCAACACTGTTAAAAAAGTTTCACATTCCATAGCTCccagaatgatttttttttccttatcctTAACAAAGATGTGGGACTTTGTACATTCCTGACAACATAAAAACATCCTGTAAATCTGATATTCAGTAACTTTGATCCTAATAAGACCATGATTATCTGATATTTTGACTGGCAATAAATAGTCCTTGCTTTTGGTTCAAAAAGAGATGGATTGCCTTGGCTGATGATATGGCAGAGTCTCCTTTCTTGACAATTTTCTCCAGCTCTCCAACCTTCTCTGACAACAACCTGGCATTTGAGTTCGTGGACAGGACCAATTCGTTTGCAGTTTCTAGCGCAGAGCATAACTACCAAAAACAAAGTGGGAAGGGTAGCAACATGATCAGAACAAAGAAAACACCTCATCTCAAGTTAACAGCCTTGCGAAAACAAATTGAGGGTGCAGTCAAGACAATGTCTCTAGTTTTATGCAGAGCAAAATCCACAAAAACACACCCAAAAGAGAAGGGGAAAAAACCATCATAGCAAGTGTCATatgacatcaattttttttattggtaatgaCACACATTACATGTCttaaacccacaacctcaccctccaccttgttTTATAAGGAGAGGAGGTGCtttttgagctagagctcattggcatcCTAGGACATCaattgtaatataaaattaagaaattatgaataatttatGGTGGATGAAGTGACCAGTGATGGTGGGGATGCATAATGTGTTCAATAATGTCCAAAGCACTAATCATTGATGTAGAGATGTTTTAGATATACTTAAATATATCCTTCAATGCTGATCACTTTATCACCTTTAGAGTTAGAGCCGTCCAGGAGTGGTCTGTACCAGAAAGTGCCTCATTCAAGTGGTCGTAGTCTTCCTGAAGCAAGACCAATGAAATCAGACGCATTCTTCTGTAAAATATGTACATGCTGAAACATAGATTACATAACAATTGGGAACAAAAGATTCCTTCTTGTTGATTTGAAAGTGAAACTCTTATATTTCTAAACAGCATTTAGCAAGATTACATTACTTCAAAATCAACATGTACAAAGAAATTATAGGATGAAATTTATAACACAAAGCAAAGTTTTTCTATTCTGGAGTTAAGTCATTCCATGCAATTCAACACACTCCCATATATCACTTCTTTAAATACATAGCACTTTTCAAATTAGCATTTGACACCCAATACTTTGAGATGTAAGTAGCAACACTTCAGAAAATTTGTAGTCATCTATAACGTATATTCTGAAGTAAGACATTTGTGACCCAATGGGAAAGCCACACTCCTAACATCATTTATCATCTCACAAGCCACGGTCAGTTCACTCATCTAAACTCATGACCTGTTAAGGGAAAATATGTGCAAAAATAGATTTTGAACTTCTGGTAGTAATGTTTGTTAGAGAGGTTTTTAAATAGGTCATGTGACTAAAAGTACATATGAATGGCTTTAGAAATCCCCACACATAGGGTTGGAGGAGATTCCTCCCAAACCAGTTTGGATGAAAACTTTTTCCTTGATAGAAATCTTCCTGAATGctagatgaaaattttcattaaagatGGATACAAAGAAAGATGAACGACTGCACCAATAAGGAGGGGTCAATAATATTTTACTTGAAGAACCACACCAATAGGGATAAGCGGAAGCTAGGAACAGTGAGTTGAGGTTATGATCACAATGCCCTACAAATAAACTAAAGATCCCCACAAAGAGCTGGTGGCAAAAAATGTCACCATATTAGACCAAAAGTTGGTGGAAAATAGTCATTAGTCTCTGTGGTTGCATACAGAATTTTTTAGAATCTAAAGAAATAAACCATCCAATTTGCTAAGTTTGGCCAGTTACATAGACAGAATTTTAACAACTGAATAATTGTTAACGATAACAAGACTGACTTATTGTCAAAGGCCAAAAGAAATGCTTTTCTCAACTGCATAGATTACCATTAAGATTCATCATGCATTGCAAGAACTGACAAGCAATCACTAATAACTGAAGCCAAATCAGCTACCTTACCAGTCTAATTTAGCTAAGCGCTTTAGAAGGCAAATGAAAATGTATTCAAGTCAGACCCTATCACAGCGCCATGATAATGGTACATACAGCTTGCCCTAATATATAACAACTTTCTAAAGACTACAGAATGAAATGAGCTTTTTACTCAATTTGAAGGCATCTCATATCAGGATAAGAGTGGTGAagttataaaaatgttaaaaacaagttGTGACACAGAACAGAAATTCAATAAGGCTAGATATCGTTTTTTCTAAACATAAACCTTTAACCTATAAGAATTATGGAATCCacaagatgaaaaaaataaattaaatcaatagCAATTTTATTAAGACTTCTTATTTTCGCTTTACAACTTAGGGGCTAATTTAAAGGCTTCAGTAAACTTATTTtccaagaaaaaatattctttaaaaGACCATATAAGGACTCAATTTTGACTAGGAAATccttaaaaacacctaaaatcaAGGAAATAAAATCCCTACATCAAGTTGCTAAAATGTCAAGCTATCCTTCAAAACTGGAGATCAATAGGACAATGATTCTGAACCAGTTCTTCTTTGAATGCAACCAACTTggcttttttgtttgtttaagaATACCACTTGAAAGTATTTGACCCAAAACTATGATCATACCCTCAGAACGCTCCATTATAATTAAAGCCATTTTGTCAAATTTGCTAAATTGAATATTTGCAGGCTCCCAGTAGAGAGGAGCCCATATCAGCAATCATTCAAATACATACAGGAAAATTAGCAAAAATGTAAATGCAAAATCCACATGGCCAAGCACATGATACCCAGAAAAACTAAGTGCAACCCTTTTCAGATCCTTATCCGTTTAACCAATTTTCTGATCATGTGTCTAATTAACGTTAGTATACATATACGTACATTAGATAATTCAGATGGGTATGAACGAAAATGCGATTATGATATGTTTATAATGGTGAAATCGAAAAAGTTTTAAGGAAAAGAGTGATGGGAGATGAACCTGAAAGAACTTGGTAAGGTCCAAGGCTTGAGGGGTGTTAGTGGGGCTTGAAATTGAAGAGGGAGAAGATGAGAGAGGGGTTTCATGGTGGTGTGGAGTTGCAGTGTCATCCGATTCTCCAAGATCGCTGAGCAAATCACCTATGCATAGAAGCGGTCCTCCTATTCCTCTCATGTTTGGAGTTTTGGTCACCAAGACAAGATTCTCCACGTTTTTTCTTTCTAGTAAGTTTGGGGGTTTTTGGGTACCTAACAGAGTTTCGCATCTTGCGAGTTTGTAACTGAGGTTGTGTTCTATGTCCACAAGGCCTAGGTGTTGGGCTTGGCCTAGTGAGAGGAAGtcctaaaaaatatatattggatatatgtaactttttattttattttaggataaTTATTCCATACTTACAATGAAAGTGATGGATTTAAACCTAAATGATTCCGATATTAGATTAAGTTATATGTTCTCTATATTTGTGCCAAATTTCatgttaatagttttttttttttttttttatgaaatgttaattagattttatttactTCTACACATTTAAAGTTCAAAGATAGGTTATTattaagggtaaattacatatttgatcCCTATCTTTTATATcatatgtcaatttttttagttcttaacatttcaattgtgttaatttggttTCTAATCTTTTAGTGTCATGTTAATTTGGTTTCCGCCATTATCCCATAGATGGAAAAATTTGATGTGTCAAACggagtaataaaaaataattttttatgccaCGTCAACTATCAATTGCATCACCAcgtcaaattattaaaataaaataaaaatcaaatttgctGTTGACACATAAGATCAAATATgggaaaaattctaaaatcattaaaactctCGTAGCAACATATGATGGAGGAGATCTGCCTACTAAAGGAGGATAAGGCTAAAAGAAAAGGGGAGTCAACACGACCCCAAACACATGATGGATAAGGAAAAGACTCCTATAGGTGGTGGCCAACAGAATATGAAACAGTGCTTCGTCACAATAGCTAATGTAGCAACATTGCTGGAGCAAGAGAATGCCAAGATGTCCAAAGAAAGATTTTATCCAAGAGAACCAGCACATCCCTTGAGGATACTCAACAAGCTGTACCTTGATAGATACGAGCCGTGAACTTTCGCGCAGTATGAAGGCATAAAGGGTAGTGCCATTGAGCACGTGAGTAAGTTCATAGACACCCTAGGCCTTTATGTAGTAGAAGAGGATTTGTGCCTACGAGAGTTTTCAAAATTCCTATGTGACCAAGCCTACACTTGGTATACTGGCTTGAAGCGAAGGTCCATCCCAACCTGGAATGACATGGTGGAGGTTTTTCTGTAGCAAATACTTTCACTGGGAAGAAACTATAACGCTTGCAACTTTGCAAGGCACTAAGCAGAGAAGACCTAATGGAATACATTAAAAGGTTCAAAGACAACTCTTGACTGCCATGACCACTACGAGGAAATAACGTTGGTAGAGATGTGCATAGGAAATATGATTATGGAATACCGGGTTGTCATTGAAAACTTTGAGATTTCTCAATTCACTCAACTACTACAAAAGACTAGGAAGACAACCCAATTAGTTAGGCCCAGTTCTGACAAGAGCAAGGAGCGAAAGCCCACACCACAGGCCATAACAGTGTCCACGGttgagaagaggaagaaatcAAAGGGAAGGGAATACAAGAGCCCTCCTCCCATACCATGCATGCCAAAAGAGCTGGACGTCCTCTTGGACAAATGGATCGCAGATGGAGTTTTCAAGTCAAACCATGTTTCCAGAGAGCCTAATGAAGACGAGTGGAGAGACACTTGTTTCTGTTGGTTGCACAATTATGTGCAACACGCTACCATAGAATGCTAGGCACTCCGCAGACTGTTCCACCACAAAATCAAGGAAGGGACTCTTAAGATGACCCAACTAGAAGTTCAGAGAAATTCGTTCCCTAACCATGAGGGGAAGGGAGTAGCAGTGGTAGTTCTTTGCATAGATCCAAgcgaagaggaagaaaagaggCCCTCGTTGTCGGCTGGAGCCATTACCACTTTGCAGAAAAGCTCTTGGtttaaaaacttgtttgacTGGTTAGAGTTCACAGCCAACGACTGAAGAATGGCCACAAAAGCCTTGGTGAGCATTGCCTTAGGAGCAGGATTTGAATGCCTCATCGCAGAAACTCGATTTGACCAGGAATTTCTTGAAGGTACCAACAAGAATACCTTCAGTGATGAAGACATGGAGGTAGGATACCCAGACCATAGAAGAACACTCTACTTTGCAGCTTCCAAAAATCAAATTCCCATCAAGTGAGCCTTAGTGGATGCAGGCACCTCAGTGAACCTAATCCCACTTAGCACGTTGCAAGCAGTAGGAATACCAAAAAACAAGCTTCAAGGATACCCCATGGAGGTGACAGGATTTGGAGGAAAAGGCGAGTACACAGTAGGGTACATATAGCTGTGGCTGAAGGTAGGTACGATAGCCTCCTTAGCTCGCTTCCACATGGTGAAAACAGAGGTTTCATACCATGTATTGCTGGGATGGCCATGGTTGCATAAGCACCACCTTATCCCATCAATGTACCACCAGTGCATAAAGGGGAGACTCAATGGCAGGATGATACGGATCGTAGCAAACCCATCCCCCTTCGAGCAAGCGGAAACCTATTTGGTCGAAAccatgttttatgatgagtggACCTTGTTTGGAGA of Quercus lobata isolate SW786 chromosome 8, ValleyOak3.0 Primary Assembly, whole genome shotgun sequence contains these proteins:
- the LOC115954950 gene encoding uncharacterized protein LOC115954950; amino-acid sequence: MRGIGGPLLCIGDLLSDLGESDDTATPHHHETPLSSSPSSISSPTNTPQALDLTKFFQEDYDHLNEALSGTDHSWTALTLKLCSALETANELVLSTNSNARLLSEKVGELEKIVKKGDSAISSAKAIHLFLNQKQGLFIASQNIR